One region of Bradyrhizobium betae genomic DNA includes:
- a CDS encoding MarR family winged helix-turn-helix transcriptional regulator translates to MPDINFATSSQDAAEPRPAAGDGGNLRWDIIELLFFAYRDFVGDPDQELEAFGFGRAHHRVMHFVYRYPGLKVADLLDVLRITKQSLGRVLKQLLDEGYIVQKTGDNDRRQRLLYATPKGEALVQKLAGLQTTRITKALAEMAPQDAETVKRFLRAMIDRDDPDKVLETIFANVNQDGKE, encoded by the coding sequence ATGCCTGACATAAATTTCGCGACTTCCTCTCAAGACGCTGCCGAGCCTCGGCCGGCCGCAGGCGATGGAGGCAATTTGCGCTGGGATATCATCGAGCTGCTGTTCTTCGCCTATCGCGATTTCGTCGGCGATCCCGACCAGGAGCTGGAGGCTTTCGGCTTCGGCCGGGCCCACCACCGGGTCATGCATTTCGTCTACCGCTATCCCGGCCTCAAGGTCGCCGACCTGCTCGACGTCCTGCGCATCACAAAACAGTCGCTCGGCCGGGTGCTCAAGCAGCTGCTGGACGAGGGCTATATCGTGCAGAAGACCGGCGACAATGACCGCCGCCAGCGCCTGCTCTACGCGACGCCGAAGGGCGAGGCGCTGGTGCAGAAGCTCGCCGGCCTCCAGACCACGCGGATCACCAAGGCGCTGGCCGAGATGGCGCCGCAGGACGCCGAGACCGTCAAGCGCTTCCTGCGCGCGATGATCGACCGCGACGATCCGGACAAGGTGCTGGAGACGATCTTCGCCAACGTCAATCAAGACGGAAAGGAGTGA
- a CDS encoding response regulator: MTVPLAATLGRPPVQPADDAPHLLLVDDDRRIRDLLSRFLASEGYRVTTAASAGDARSKLLGLHFDLLILDVMMPGETGFDLARFIRTSSSVPIVMLTARHEAEARIEGLQIGADDYVAKPFEPRELALRINNILKRAAPPPQAAAVEQIAFGPYVYHLDRGELRQGEEVIHLTDREREMLRILSETPGETIPRSALTGNGSVNERAVDVQINRLRRKIETDPANPLFLQAVRGIGYRLVASP; the protein is encoded by the coding sequence GTGACCGTGCCGCTCGCTGCCACGCTCGGCCGCCCGCCGGTGCAACCGGCCGATGACGCGCCTCATCTGCTTTTGGTGGATGACGACCGCCGCATCCGCGATCTGCTGTCGCGTTTCCTCGCCAGCGAGGGCTATCGCGTCACCACCGCGGCGAGCGCCGGCGATGCGCGCTCGAAGCTGCTTGGCCTGCATTTCGACCTGCTGATCCTCGACGTCATGATGCCCGGCGAGACCGGCTTCGACCTCGCCCGCTTCATCCGGACCTCCTCCTCGGTGCCGATCGTGATGCTGACGGCGCGCCATGAGGCGGAAGCCCGCATCGAGGGGTTGCAGATCGGCGCCGACGATTACGTCGCAAAACCGTTCGAGCCGCGCGAGCTTGCGCTGCGCATCAACAACATCCTCAAGCGCGCCGCCCCGCCGCCGCAAGCCGCGGCGGTCGAGCAGATCGCGTTCGGGCCCTACGTCTACCATCTCGACCGCGGCGAATTGCGCCAGGGCGAGGAGGTCATCCACCTCACCGACCGCGAGCGCGAGATGCTGCGCATTCTCTCGGAGACGCCAGGCGAGACCATCCCGCGCAGCGCGCTGACCGGCAATGGCAGCGTCAACGAGCGCGCCGTCGACGTGCAGATCAACCGCCTGCGGCGCAAGATCGAGACCGACCCCGCCAATCCGCTGTTCCTACAGGCAGTGCGCGGCATCGGCTACCGGCTGGTAGCCTCGCCATAA
- a CDS encoding ATP-binding protein produces MSTIDTGLTLLKSAAGRVSAANGWMGNAFKGWMPTGLYARALLIMIVPMVILQTVVAFVFMERHWNTVTRRLSAAVVQDIAALIDVYKSYPQDKDRAQLKSIGQRLQLVVDFLPPGDMPPPGPKPFFSLLDQTLSVQLGRQIGRSFWIDTVGRSNLVEIRIQLDDAVMRVFAQRSAAYASNSEIFLFWMVGTSSILLIVAVLFLRNQIKPILRLADAAESFGKGREAPNFRPRGAREVRRAAVAFLEMKSRIERTMEQRTAMLAGVSHDLRTILTRFKLELELIGDSPELEGMRKDVDEMSMMLEDYLAFARGDSGEQSQPTDMAQALEELRSDAERHGHTATVAFHGLPVVTVKPASFKRCLANLVTNAARYGKSIAITGQRDHRYLTVTIDDDGPGIPVHLREDVFKPFLRLDNARNQDEGGTGLGLAIARDIARSHGGDITLGDSPMGGLRASVRIPV; encoded by the coding sequence ATGAGCACGATCGATACCGGCCTGACGCTGCTCAAGAGCGCTGCCGGCCGCGTTTCGGCCGCCAATGGCTGGATGGGTAACGCGTTCAAGGGCTGGATGCCGACAGGCCTCTATGCCCGCGCGCTGCTGATCATGATCGTGCCGATGGTGATCCTTCAGACCGTGGTCGCCTTCGTGTTCATGGAGCGACACTGGAATACGGTGACGCGACGGCTGTCAGCCGCGGTGGTGCAGGACATCGCCGCGCTGATCGACGTCTACAAGAGCTATCCGCAGGACAAGGACCGCGCCCAGCTCAAGAGCATCGGACAGCGGCTGCAGTTGGTGGTCGATTTTCTGCCCCCCGGCGACATGCCACCCCCGGGACCAAAACCGTTCTTTTCGCTGCTCGACCAGACGCTGTCGGTGCAGCTCGGCCGCCAGATCGGACGCTCGTTCTGGATCGACACCGTCGGCCGCTCCAATCTCGTCGAGATCCGCATCCAGCTCGACGATGCCGTGATGCGCGTGTTCGCGCAGCGCAGCGCCGCCTACGCCTCGAACTCGGAGATCTTCTTGTTCTGGATGGTCGGCACATCCTCGATCCTGCTGATCGTCGCGGTGCTGTTCCTGCGCAACCAGATCAAGCCGATCCTGCGCCTTGCGGATGCCGCGGAGAGTTTCGGCAAGGGGCGCGAGGCGCCGAACTTCAGACCGCGCGGCGCCCGCGAAGTGCGGCGCGCGGCGGTCGCCTTCCTCGAGATGAAGTCGCGCATCGAGCGCACCATGGAGCAGCGCACCGCGATGCTCGCCGGAGTCAGCCACGATCTGCGCACCATCCTGACCCGCTTCAAGCTCGAACTGGAATTGATCGGCGACAGTCCCGAGCTCGAGGGCATGCGCAAGGACGTCGACGAGATGTCGATGATGCTGGAGGACTATCTCGCCTTCGCCCGCGGCGATTCCGGCGAGCAGTCGCAGCCGACCGACATGGCACAGGCGCTGGAAGAGCTGCGCAGCGACGCCGAACGCCACGGCCATACCGCCACCGTTGCGTTCCACGGCCTGCCCGTGGTGACGGTGAAGCCGGCCTCGTTCAAGCGCTGCCTCGCCAACCTCGTCACCAACGCCGCGCGCTACGGCAAGAGCATCGCCATCACCGGCCAGCGCGATCACCGTTATTTGACCGTGACGATCGACGACGACGGGCCGGGCATTCCCGTGCACTTACGCGAAGACGTGTTCAAGCCGTTCCTGCGGCTGGACAACGCGCGCAACCAGGACGAAGGCGGCACGGGCCTTGGCCTTGCCATCGCCCGCGACATCGCCCGCTCGCATGGCGGCGACATCACCCTCGGCGACAGCCCGATGGGGGGATTGAGGGCAAGCGTGAGGATTCCGGTGTAG